The following are encoded in a window of Congzhengia minquanensis genomic DNA:
- a CDS encoding Pr6Pr family membrane protein produces the protein MKQTISMIYRLGFILFFIWASFENAALSLQGFFGSLKDLAVLTDTICFICIAVVFVLSISGRFPEFLLKTKAVCTAMAVLVLMMNFTIWFVPAAPGWILKVLLPALMFFDWLLFDKKGIFKPYDPLLWLLGIVLLYGIWSLLSRQFFNLDFLLKLFGGKEALIKTLLFTLAAGALMYLTDRLFSSKGVKLWDVFAYLYRILFLCLEGWALSNACGHSLLNLFFSLKNFGWLFNFLSFLCIAVVVITCLVRSRGLHASTPFPRVKGAFTASALIVLFGYHFVLKGGFHPNDPVSVILHYAGPLMMIFDWILFDSKGKFKLPDPLWWSAAPFAYGVISLVSGVLFQIYPALLPFRLETVITFGILGVLACGYAVYLLDLCFKRK, from the coding sequence ATGAAACAAACAATTTCAATGATATACCGGCTGGGGTTTATCCTGTTTTTCATTTGGGCGTCTTTTGAAAATGCCGCCCTTTCCCTGCAGGGGTTTTTCGGCTCGTTAAAAGACCTTGCAGTTTTAACCGACACCATCTGCTTTATTTGCATTGCCGTGGTGTTTGTTCTTTCTATATCCGGCCGGTTTCCGGAATTTCTTTTGAAAACGAAAGCAGTTTGCACAGCCATGGCCGTGCTTGTGCTGATGATGAATTTCACCATATGGTTTGTGCCGGCAGCCCCGGGCTGGATTTTAAAGGTTCTGCTTCCTGCCCTGATGTTTTTTGACTGGCTGCTGTTTGACAAAAAAGGTATTTTTAAGCCATATGACCCTCTGCTGTGGCTGTTGGGCATTGTTTTGCTTTACGGTATATGGTCGCTGCTTTCCAGACAATTTTTCAATTTAGACTTTTTGCTGAAGTTGTTCGGCGGCAAAGAGGCGCTGATAAAAACCCTGCTTTTCACCCTTGCTGCCGGCGCGCTGATGTATCTGACCGACCGTTTGTTTTCCAGCAAGGGCGTTAAGCTGTGGGACGTTTTCGCTTATCTTTACAGAATTCTGTTTTTGTGCTTAGAAGGCTGGGCGCTGTCGAATGCCTGCGGTCACAGTCTGCTGAACTTGTTTTTCAGCCTGAAAAATTTTGGCTGGCTGTTTAACTTTTTAAGCTTTTTGTGTATTGCAGTGGTAGTGATAACCTGTCTGGTGCGTTCCCGCGGCCTGCACGCCTCCACCCCGTTTCCCCGGGTTAAGGGCGCGTTTACAGCATCTGCGCTGATTGTGCTTTTTGGGTATCATTTTGTGTTAAAGGGCGGGTTTCATCCAAACGACCCCGTTTCAGTAATTTTGCATTATGCAGGGCCGCTGATGATGATTTTCGACTGGATTTTGTTCGATTCCAAAGGAAAATTTAAGCTTCCGGACCCTTTGTGGTGGTCTGCCGCGCCTTTTGCATATGGCGTTATTTCGCTCGTCAGCGGCGTACTGTTTCAAATTTATCCAGCCCTTTTGCCGTTCCGGCTTGAAACAGTTATCACCTTTGGCATTTTGGGCGTGCTGGCCTGCGGATATGCAGTATATCTGCTGGATTTGTGCTTTAAACGAAAATAA
- a CDS encoding rhamnogalacturonan acetylesterase produces the protein MNLKFKKPAVLLLAFVFSAISLCTVGFAEGGSYRELFSGTAEQNNFLFAPFNQTGATVDGEKTSNTSGDKAFGIGDSYYQMEMHAGYRDGMVMTFDNKSESLQDTSAGAGYTAEVAFDFRPDRTTDKPTKIRLYPADKSGTVHLGNRIVHLTFITQPDGATKLTVYDRSGSAILGEVNLSDVLGDYTKNPEHFFRIRAVFNPTDASGSLTRSFKLFVDGKLCLDTTYVDNAKEWRIAGFGIQSEAEYFGDLDNLTMCDYIGQRTDADGTEHINDDRAVSAIRCASILLSGAAEENELTQKLRTAISEAKEAYQSMTVQDDCDKLAETLEEEMKTYSNEDILRNLVFSDFTDEDAEMITKDLSLPANYMPATGGVFDCSFLSDKPEIIARTGEVTRPKYNETVTLTAKLTRDTDGAALEKKFTVRVLADGDVTPLGTIAGDKTVPLPTGGKRILFGGIAEGDASVSISFGGANTVTVENAGEFSVIANLQTEELILYSAGTVLETKLLEGDLQALSISGGTVNNSVLIKTDNYGYTVKNLLFATSDGQPRSIPVSGGTVTGAEIVCKDDTIESAEVLAAVYDNGVLYDTKAASITKSAGYNETFTLEFGASLPENIETAVVKLFFLNSLASLKPIAPEFSYVVSEEVNFNPVIYVAGDSTACNYSDSFFPQTGWGQALGGYFDQSKVTVSNHAMGGRSSKSFIDEGRLDTIFSAIKPGDYLLIQFGHNDQKDGDLHTDADTTYKTYMTKYVEGAKERGAIPIILTSVTRRIYNNGIYDNGNSLGKYPQAARELAADLSVPLIDMFNFSVDLVNTLGEEDSKDIFLFINPNDPRFTGDERFTQSRYNKNEATEDNSHFQYYGAEVLAGFVAQELDNLNLSLSPYYRPYTPVKP, from the coding sequence ATGAATTTAAAATTTAAAAAACCAGCAGTGTTGCTTTTGGCGTTTGTGTTTTCTGCCATTTCTCTTTGCACCGTTGGGTTTGCAGAGGGCGGTTCCTATCGGGAGTTATTTTCGGGTACGGCCGAACAGAACAATTTTTTATTTGCACCTTTTAACCAGACAGGAGCAACGGTTGACGGCGAGAAAACATCCAACACCTCCGGTGACAAGGCTTTTGGCATAGGCGATTCTTATTATCAAATGGAAATGCATGCCGGTTATCGGGACGGCATGGTAATGACCTTTGACAACAAGTCGGAAAGTCTGCAGGACACAAGCGCAGGCGCTGGTTATACTGCGGAGGTAGCTTTTGATTTTCGGCCGGACAGAACAACGGATAAACCAACCAAAATCCGCCTTTATCCCGCCGATAAATCCGGAACGGTTCATTTGGGCAACAGAATTGTGCATCTCACATTTATTACCCAGCCTGACGGTGCTACCAAACTCACGGTTTATGACCGGTCCGGCTCCGCGATTTTGGGCGAGGTGAACCTTTCTGACGTTTTAGGCGACTATACGAAAAACCCGGAGCATTTCTTCCGTATCCGCGCCGTTTTCAATCCCACAGATGCTTCCGGCAGCCTTACACGGTCGTTCAAACTGTTTGTGGACGGAAAGCTGTGTTTAGATACCACATATGTGGATAACGCAAAGGAATGGCGGATTGCTGGATTTGGTATTCAGAGCGAAGCAGAATATTTTGGCGATTTGGACAACCTGACCATGTGCGACTATATTGGCCAGCGGACAGACGCAGACGGAACGGAACATATCAATGACGACAGGGCGGTTTCGGCTATCCGATGCGCTTCCATCCTTTTGTCAGGTGCCGCAGAAGAAAATGAACTTACACAAAAATTGCGCACGGCCATTTCCGAAGCAAAAGAAGCGTATCAAAGCATGACAGTTCAAGACGACTGCGACAAGCTGGCCGAAACGCTGGAGGAAGAAATGAAGACCTATTCCAATGAAGATATTTTAAGGAACCTTGTATTTTCCGACTTTACGGACGAAGATGCAGAAATGATTACAAAAGATCTTTCTCTGCCGGCAAATTACATGCCCGCAACTGGCGGTGTGTTCGACTGCTCTTTTCTTTCCGACAAACCTGAAATCATAGCAAGAACGGGCGAAGTTACCCGTCCTAAATATAACGAAACCGTGACGCTTACAGCAAAGCTCACAAGAGACACCGACGGCGCCGCCCTTGAAAAGAAATTCACTGTGCGGGTTTTGGCAGACGGTGATGTAACCCCGCTGGGAACAATTGCAGGTGATAAAACCGTTCCTCTGCCCACAGGCGGCAAACGAATCTTGTTCGGCGGAATTGCAGAGGGAGACGCTTCCGTTTCCATTTCATTCGGCGGAGCAAACACGGTTACGGTGGAAAATGCAGGAGAATTTTCTGTCATTGCGAATTTACAGACCGAAGAGCTGATTCTTTATTCCGCGGGAACTGTGCTGGAAACGAAATTGCTTGAGGGCGATTTGCAGGCCCTTTCTATTTCCGGCGGTACGGTGAATAACAGCGTTCTGATAAAAACCGACAACTATGGCTACACCGTGAAAAACCTGTTGTTTGCAACAAGCGACGGTCAGCCCAGAAGCATTCCCGTATCCGGCGGAACGGTAACGGGGGCGGAGATTGTTTGCAAAGACGATACCATTGAAAGCGCCGAAGTTCTTGCAGCAGTGTATGACAACGGCGTTTTATACGACACCAAAGCGGCGTCTATTACCAAAAGTGCAGGATATAATGAAACCTTTACATTAGAGTTTGGCGCTTCTTTGCCTGAAAATATTGAAACTGCCGTGGTTAAGCTGTTCTTTTTAAATTCCTTAGCCAGCTTAAAGCCAATTGCACCAGAATTCTCTTATGTGGTATCGGAGGAAGTGAACTTCAATCCTGTCATTTATGTGGCGGGAGATTCCACCGCGTGTAACTACAGCGACAGCTTTTTTCCGCAAACAGGCTGGGGGCAGGCCTTAGGCGGCTATTTCGACCAATCGAAGGTCACGGTGTCCAACCATGCCATGGGCGGCAGAAGCTCCAAAAGCTTCATTGACGAGGGCCGCTTAGACACTATTTTCTCCGCCATTAAACCGGGTGATTATCTGCTCATTCAGTTTGGCCACAACGACCAAAAGGACGGCGACCTGCATACCGACGCGGACACAACCTATAAAACCTATATGACAAAATACGTTGAGGGCGCTAAAGAACGCGGCGCAATTCCGATTATTCTCACCTCGGTTACACGACGGATTTATAACAATGGTATTTATGACAACGGAAATAGTCTGGGTAAGTATCCGCAGGCCGCAAGAGAGCTGGCGGCAGACTTAAGTGTGCCGTTGATTGACATGTTCAATTTCTCTGTGGATTTGGTAAACACCCTTGGCGAGGAGGACTCAAAGGACATTTTCCTGTTTATCAACCCCAACGATCCGCGGTTTACCGGCGACGAACGGTTTACCCAATCCCGCTATAACAAAAATGAAGCCACGGAAGATAACTCTCATTTTCAATATTACGGTGCAGAAGTGCTGGCAGGCTTTGTAGCCCAGGAACTGGATAACTTAAATTTGTCCCTTTCCCCGTATTACAGGCCCTACACGCCGGTGAAACCTTAA
- a CDS encoding GerMN domain-containing protein has translation MKRCILLIHVLLLTCVLVLTGCSKTEAPQAQTSESKISAGVYYISESGSDLIAEKTEIPDTSRKGQLKYLIEQLISPPAGKTSPLCDGTKLNSVTIKDDVAVVDFSKEFSNKDDLKQTLAPAAVAKTLCTLDFISGVQILVDGKEAIGTDGKPLGIIRENDLVINKGEPTQAPKTTLVLYFSDENAEYLVPERRNVEIASGDTVEKVIVNELLKGPTEGGHFKTIPAEAKVLSIETKNNVCFVNFSKEFVDKHSGGSAGERLTVYSIVNSLTELGTIDMVQFLIEGEKREEFVHMAFNEPIVRDKSIIKQ, from the coding sequence ATGAAACGGTGCATATTATTAATCCATGTGCTGCTGCTCACATGCGTCTTGGTTTTGACAGGCTGCAGCAAAACAGAAGCACCTCAGGCGCAGACAAGCGAATCTAAAATTTCAGCCGGCGTGTACTATATCAGCGAAAGCGGTTCAGACCTTATTGCAGAAAAGACAGAAATTCCCGACACCTCCAGAAAAGGACAGTTAAAATATTTAATTGAACAGCTGATTTCTCCGCCCGCCGGAAAAACGAGCCCCCTGTGCGACGGCACAAAGCTGAATTCCGTCACCATTAAAGACGATGTTGCAGTAGTGGATTTTTCTAAAGAATTTTCCAATAAGGACGACTTAAAACAAACCCTTGCTCCGGCAGCTGTAGCAAAAACACTTTGTACGCTGGACTTTATTTCAGGCGTTCAAATTTTAGTTGACGGCAAGGAGGCCATTGGAACCGATGGAAAACCGTTAGGAATTATCCGGGAAAACGATTTGGTAATCAACAAAGGCGAGCCTACCCAGGCCCCCAAGACAACTTTGGTGTTATATTTCAGCGATGAAAACGCAGAATATCTTGTTCCCGAACGGAGAAACGTTGAAATTGCCAGCGGCGACACGGTTGAAAAGGTTATTGTAAACGAGCTTTTAAAAGGCCCTACAGAGGGCGGACATTTTAAAACCATTCCAGCTGAGGCAAAGGTTCTTTCCATTGAAACGAAAAACAATGTTTGTTTTGTGAACTTCTCGAAAGAGTTTGTCGACAAACATTCAGGCGGCTCCGCCGGAGAACGGCTGACGGTTTATTCCATTGTAAACTCCTTAACAGAGCTGGGCACCATCGACATGGTGCAGTTCTTAATTGAAGGCGAAAAAAGAGAAGAATTCGTTCACATGGCGTTTAACGAACCAATCGTGCGGGATAAATCAATCATAAAACAATAA